A single genomic interval of Flavihumibacter rivuli harbors:
- a CDS encoding glycoside hydrolase family 3 N-terminal domain-containing protein: MKKILIGLSCILFAMDLAAQRSSALNASQWVDSVFNTLKPEEKIAQLMVVRSSTLKDGRPVLLDKEVEEAIRKYNIGGICIFQGGPIQHAQRINAYQQAAKTPILVTVDGEWGLGMRLDSVMPLPRQMILGATSQPGLLYEYGHLVGEQCKRLGVQVNFAPVVDINNNPRNPVINDRSFGEDKYKVSSYAIDYMKGMQDAGVMGCAKHFPGHGDVAVDSHYDLPVINKTRAELDSLELYPFREIFKAGVGSVMIAHLAIPAIDNTANRPTSISRKNVTDLLRNELGFQGLSFTDALEMQGVAKYYPDGEASLQSLIAGNDMLCLPGDIPGSIAKIKKAIRRKKLSWKDIDARVKKVLMAKYQYGLANWKPVELTNLTADLNKGLAAMRRRVAEQAITLLHNNNSAVYPLMPGSGKRVAYVGMGLSSDNMFASRMRKDYNAHVYYFDYSLDSTKADALLALMRHRYDVVVIGYHAYKRNPANNFGISPSAFHLANGLIGETNVVSLFFGNPYAVANQCSNKTLLACYDDDPITQETAADLLNGKFTAKGRLPVSVCAELPAGTGITQHRLLPDTYADNVGLDFQKLQAIDSVCLDAIDKKAIPGCVVLVARDGKIAYEKSFGTYAYTDPSPVYCETIYDLASVTKIMATTLSVMKLVDEGRLDIDKTLGDYLPWTKGSDKANLVVRDVLLHQAGLKAFIPFFRETITAADGSPDARFYAFRADSVFQVRVADNLYMRKDWTDTLYKRILQSELGPRGKYIYSDNDFIFLGKIVEAISGQSLDQFVQQQFYGPLNLRTTGFTPRKRFDKQYVAPTEDEPLFRKQLIQGDVHDPCAAMFGGVAGHAGLFSDAADLAVLAQLLLNKGTLNGIRFFQPATVDQFTAYGSDSSRRALGFDKPEKDNASRKEPYPCASASPETFGHTGFTGTCVWIDPRYNLTYIFLSNRVNNNGDPNRFLKMNVRPAVHDIIYGAIKSR, from the coding sequence ATGAAAAAAATATTGATCGGGTTATCCTGTATCCTGTTTGCCATGGATCTTGCTGCGCAAAGGTCATCTGCCTTGAATGCCAGTCAGTGGGTGGACAGTGTGTTCAATACGTTGAAACCAGAGGAGAAGATCGCCCAGTTGATGGTAGTGCGTAGTTCCACTTTAAAAGATGGCAGGCCTGTTTTATTGGATAAGGAAGTTGAAGAGGCTATCCGTAAATATAATATTGGTGGTATCTGCATTTTCCAGGGTGGACCCATCCAGCATGCGCAAAGGATCAATGCCTATCAACAAGCAGCGAAAACGCCTATCCTGGTTACGGTTGACGGGGAATGGGGTTTGGGCATGCGCCTCGATAGCGTAATGCCATTGCCCAGGCAAATGATACTGGGCGCAACCAGTCAACCTGGCTTGCTGTATGAATACGGGCACCTCGTTGGTGAACAATGCAAGCGCCTGGGGGTGCAGGTGAATTTTGCCCCTGTTGTGGATATCAATAATAATCCCCGAAATCCCGTTATCAATGACCGCTCTTTCGGCGAGGATAAGTACAAGGTAAGCAGCTATGCCATCGATTACATGAAGGGCATGCAGGATGCCGGTGTAATGGGTTGTGCCAAGCATTTCCCCGGTCATGGGGATGTGGCTGTTGATTCACATTACGATCTCCCTGTTATCAATAAGACAAGGGCGGAACTCGATTCCCTTGAGCTCTATCCCTTCCGTGAAATATTCAAGGCGGGAGTAGGCAGCGTAATGATCGCCCACCTGGCCATACCGGCCATTGACAATACTGCCAACAGGCCTACTTCCATTTCCAGGAAGAATGTGACCGACCTGCTGCGCAACGAGCTGGGCTTTCAGGGCCTAAGTTTTACAGATGCCCTGGAAATGCAGGGCGTAGCGAAGTATTATCCTGATGGTGAAGCTTCCCTGCAATCGCTGATCGCAGGAAATGACATGCTTTGTTTGCCCGGTGATATACCTGGCAGTATTGCCAAGATCAAAAAGGCCATCCGCCGGAAAAAGCTTAGCTGGAAAGATATCGATGCCAGGGTGAAGAAAGTGCTGATGGCCAAATACCAATATGGCCTTGCCAACTGGAAGCCAGTTGAGTTGACCAACCTCACTGCTGACCTTAACAAGGGGCTCGCTGCCATGAGGAGAAGGGTGGCGGAGCAGGCGATCACCTTGTTGCACAATAACAACAGTGCCGTGTATCCCCTGATGCCCGGTTCAGGCAAAAGAGTGGCCTATGTTGGCATGGGCCTCAGCAGTGATAATATGTTCGCGTCCCGGATGCGCAAGGATTACAATGCCCATGTCTATTATTTTGACTATTCGCTGGATAGTACAAAGGCGGATGCGTTATTAGCGCTTATGCGCCATCGTTATGATGTGGTGGTGATCGGTTACCATGCCTATAAAAGGAACCCGGCTAACAATTTCGGGATCAGCCCTTCGGCTTTTCACCTGGCAAATGGGTTGATAGGGGAGACCAATGTTGTTTCCCTGTTTTTCGGCAACCCCTATGCAGTTGCCAATCAATGTAGCAACAAAACCCTGTTGGCCTGTTATGATGATGATCCCATTACCCAGGAGACAGCTGCCGACCTGCTGAACGGGAAATTCACTGCCAAAGGCAGGCTGCCCGTTTCGGTTTGTGCGGAACTGCCGGCTGGTACGGGCATCACACAGCACCGTCTCCTGCCCGATACCTATGCAGACAATGTTGGCCTCGATTTCCAGAAGCTGCAGGCCATTGACTCGGTTTGCCTGGACGCCATTGATAAGAAGGCCATTCCCGGTTGTGTGGTGCTGGTAGCCAGGGACGGCAAGATCGCCTACGAAAAATCCTTTGGCACCTATGCCTATACTGACCCTTCACCGGTGTATTGCGAAACCATCTATGACCTGGCTTCCGTGACCAAGATCATGGCTACTACCTTGTCTGTCATGAAACTGGTGGATGAAGGACGCCTGGATATCGACAAGACCCTGGGTGATTACCTGCCCTGGACCAAGGGGTCCGACAAGGCTAATCTGGTTGTCCGTGATGTATTGTTGCACCAGGCTGGATTGAAGGCCTTCATTCCCTTTTTCAGGGAGACCATAACCGCTGCTGATGGCAGCCCGGATGCGAGGTTCTACGCCTTCCGCGCCGATTCTGTCTTCCAGGTAAGGGTTGCGGATAACCTGTATATGCGGAAAGACTGGACCGATACGCTCTACAAAAGGATCCTGCAAAGTGAATTGGGGCCCAGGGGGAAATACATCTACAGCGATAATGATTTTATTTTCCTTGGAAAGATCGTTGAAGCCATCTCCGGCCAGTCGCTCGACCAGTTTGTACAGCAGCAGTTTTATGGCCCCCTTAACCTGCGTACTACCGGCTTTACCCCCAGGAAGCGTTTTGATAAGCAATATGTTGCCCCGACCGAGGACGAACCCCTTTTCCGTAAGCAACTGATCCAGGGCGATGTGCATGACCCGTGTGCTGCCATGTTCGGGGGCGTTGCCGGCCATGCGGGGTTATTTAGCGATGCCGCTGACCTGGCGGTCCTTGCCCAACTGCTGTTGAACAAAGGCACCCTGAACGGGATCCGCTTCTTCCAGCCTGCTACTGTAGACCAGTTCACGGCCTATGGCAGTGACAGCAGCCGACGGGCCCTGGGTTTCGACAAGCCTGAAAAGGATAATGCCAGCAGGAAAGAGCCCTATCCTTGTGCATCGGCCTCGCCGGAGACCTTCGGCCATACCGGCTTTACCGGCACCTGCGTCTGGATCGACCCCCGCTATAACCTAACTTATATCTTCCTGAGCAATAGGGTGAACAATAACGGGGACCCCAACCGCTTCCTGAAGATGAATGTAAGGCCTGCCGTTCATGATATCATCTATGGGGCCATTAAGTCCCGCTAA
- a CDS encoding 2-oxoacid:acceptor oxidoreductase subunit alpha, whose translation MDRKEEILQDVVIKFAGDSGDGMQLTGTQFTTNTALLGIDLATFPDFPAEIRAPQGTVPGVSGYQLRFSSDRVFTPGDECDVLVAMNAAALKTNLKSLKKGGKIIVNTDGFDAKNLRLANYPDGVNPLEDGSLDNYEVIRMDVTKMTREALKDFTLGTKEKDRAKNMFVLGFLYWMYNRDMKSSSDFLTEKFGKKPELLESNLKVLQAGFNYGDTTETFTTRYKVEKAKMAPGNYRSIMGNQSLALGLVAASQKSGLPLFLGTYPITPASDILHELSRHKTFGVRTFQAEDEIAGITAAIGAAYGGSLGVTTTSGPGMALKTEAMGLAVMLEIPLLIVNIQRGGPSTGLPTKTEQSDLLQAYYGRNGECPMPVVAASTPSDCFDAVYDAVRIAIEHMTPVIFLSDGYIANGAEPWRFPQAADLPAISVKFKTGLDEGEEKFQPYQRDEKLVRPWAVPGTPGLEHRIGGLEKQNITGNISYDPDNHQLMVKLRQEKVDRIAQYIPEQQLDSGPEKGKLLVLGWGSTYGAIKSAVYELQAEGYSVSHAHLRHLRPFPRNLGQIISNFDHVLIPEINNGQLIKIIRDQYLVDAKGYNKIMGVPITKTELVLAIKEMLGGMN comes from the coding sequence ATGGATCGGAAAGAAGAAATTTTGCAGGATGTGGTGATTAAGTTCGCCGGTGATAGTGGTGACGGTATGCAGTTGACAGGCACCCAGTTTACCACCAATACAGCTTTGCTTGGTATTGACCTGGCGACTTTCCCCGACTTCCCGGCTGAAATCCGTGCCCCGCAAGGAACCGTTCCGGGGGTGAGTGGTTACCAGCTGAGGTTTTCCAGCGACCGGGTATTTACCCCCGGTGATGAATGCGATGTACTGGTGGCTATGAATGCTGCCGCGTTGAAGACCAACCTGAAAAGCCTTAAGAAAGGCGGGAAGATCATCGTCAATACCGATGGTTTCGATGCCAAGAACCTGAGGCTGGCAAATTACCCCGATGGCGTCAACCCCCTCGAAGATGGCAGCCTGGATAACTATGAGGTCATCAGGATGGATGTGACCAAGATGACCCGTGAGGCCTTGAAGGACTTCACCCTTGGAACCAAGGAGAAGGACCGCGCCAAGAATATGTTCGTCCTTGGCTTCCTTTATTGGATGTATAACCGTGACATGAAGAGCAGTTCCGATTTCCTTACCGAGAAATTCGGGAAAAAGCCTGAACTGCTGGAAAGTAACCTGAAAGTCCTGCAGGCCGGGTTCAACTACGGGGATACCACCGAGACCTTTACTACCCGTTACAAGGTGGAGAAGGCGAAAATGGCCCCGGGAAATTACCGCAGCATTATGGGTAACCAGTCGCTCGCCCTCGGTTTGGTAGCGGCTTCCCAAAAAAGCGGCTTGCCCCTTTTCCTTGGAACTTATCCCATCACCCCGGCTTCGGATATACTTCATGAGCTTAGCCGCCACAAGACCTTTGGTGTGCGCACCTTCCAGGCTGAAGATGAGATTGCCGGTATTACGGCGGCCATTGGTGCCGCTTATGGAGGAAGCCTGGGTGTAACTACTACATCAGGTCCGGGAATGGCACTGAAGACAGAAGCCATGGGCCTGGCTGTGATGCTGGAGATCCCGCTTCTGATCGTTAATATCCAACGTGGTGGTCCATCAACGGGCCTGCCTACCAAGACAGAACAAAGTGACCTGTTGCAGGCCTACTATGGCCGTAACGGCGAATGCCCCATGCCGGTAGTAGCTGCCTCTACCCCAAGCGACTGCTTCGATGCGGTATACGACGCGGTGAGGATCGCTATTGAACATATGACCCCCGTGATCTTCTTAAGTGATGGCTATATTGCCAATGGTGCCGAACCCTGGAGGTTTCCCCAGGCTGCTGACCTTCCCGCCATCTCTGTGAAATTCAAGACGGGGCTCGATGAAGGGGAGGAGAAATTCCAACCCTACCAACGTGATGAGAAATTGGTCCGTCCCTGGGCCGTGCCCGGTACACCCGGACTGGAACACCGGATCGGTGGTTTGGAGAAGCAAAACATTACCGGTAATATCAGCTATGATCCCGACAACCACCAGTTGATGGTGAAGTTGCGTCAGGAGAAGGTGGATAGGATCGCCCAGTATATCCCGGAACAACAACTCGATAGCGGCCCTGAAAAAGGAAAGCTGCTGGTACTGGGCTGGGGCTCAACTTATGGCGCCATCAAGAGTGCCGTGTACGAACTGCAGGCTGAAGGCTATTCGGTTAGTCACGCCCACCTGCGCCACCTGCGTCCCTTCCCGAGGAACCTGGGCCAGATCATCAGCAATTTTGACCATGTACTGATCCCGGAGATCAACAATGGCCAGCTCATCAAGATCATTCGTGACCAATACCTGGTAGATGCCAAAGGCTATAACAAGATCATGGGTGTGCCCATCACCAAAACTGAACTGGTGTTGGCTATCAAGGAAATGCTGGGTGGCATGAATTGA